A region of Lepus europaeus isolate LE1 chromosome 2, mLepTim1.pri, whole genome shotgun sequence DNA encodes the following proteins:
- the LOC133751855 gene encoding uncharacterized protein LOC133751855, with amino-acid sequence MGEAAQRINKFSLGRALLLDPPPPPPRPRPLSARPSPPHVTSGFAAALRAPAPLRTPARAPGSSRSPGLVSPRLARPRRAPSPALAAFPADRPGGKVKIPESHRTVPKVVWTPSAPGLAFSRAPAAAPRGWAGAGGWNLSDPPRPALTSGIRGARRPEQLRQARETSPQHPPLAARRRRRRLSAPPPPLPLPTPSASRSGTQHSRPGSILAAAAAAHGPRRLSLPGVRRAVPPGALWAPPPPPPPHPASAALRRAARSLSRSPVAAALTGADPERLRRSPRDGP; translated from the exons ATGGGGGAAGCAG CGCAGAGAATCAACAAGTTCTCCCTAGGCCGAGCGCTCCTCCTGGATCCGCCACCGCCTCCGccgcgcccccggcccctctccgCTCGGCCCTCGCCTCCCCACGTGACCTCCGGCTTCGCAGCGGCCCTCCGGGCGCCCGCACCCCTCCGCACCCCTGCCCGCGCTCCCGGCAGCAGCCGAAGTCCGGGGCTCGTCAGCCCCAGGCTCGCCAGACCGCGCCGGGCGCCCTCCCCGGCCCTAGCTGCCTTCCCGGCGGACCGGCCGGGCGGGAAGGTCAAGATTCCCGAATCCCACAGG ACGGTCCCCAAAGTTGTCTGGACCCCCTCAGCCCCGGGCCTCGCCTTCTCCAGAGCCCCCGCGGCCGCGCCCAGAGGCTGGGCCGGCGCCGGCGGGTGGAACCTCTCTGATCCACCGCGCCCGGCGCTGACTTCGGGGATCCGGGGCGCACGGAGGCCGGAGCAGCTGCGGCAAGCCAGG GAAACTTCCCCCCAGCACCCACCTTTAGCCGCGAGGAGGCGGCGCCGCCGGCTGTCCGCACCGCCGCCGCCACTGCCGCTCCCCACGCCCAGCGCCAGCAGGAGCGGCACCCAGCACAGCCGCCCAGGCAGCatcctcgccgccgccgccgccgcccacgGCCCACGCCGGCTCTCGCTTCCCGGTGTCCGCCGCGCTGTGCCGCCCGGTGCGCTctgggcgccgccgccgccgccgccgcctcaccCGGCTTCCGCCGCCCTCCGCCGcgccgctcgctcgctctctcgctcgccGGTAGCAGCCGCGCTCACTGGCGCGGACCCCGAGCGGCTCCGGCGCTCACCCCGGGACGGCCCGTGA